A region from the Lolium perenne isolate Kyuss_39 chromosome 4, Kyuss_2.0, whole genome shotgun sequence genome encodes:
- the LOC127321306 gene encoding uncharacterized protein, with the protein MDFKVTVTTRAATMEKWIYRVSEDFLCDASAKIVGLDCEFTDKVKGIKQKLLPDDKRQRAAVLQLCVANDIILFQATKVPCLLKKFLSSEKIWFFGAAIDMDRRMLMPYELNIKCAFDLQKMINIHKLDPGVKNKRIPSLYDLSNAVLGTNLEKKVLVL; encoded by the exons ATGGATTTCAAGGTCACCGTAACTACAAGGGCTGCAACAATGGAGAAGTGGATCTACCGCGTATCCGAAGATTTCCTTTGCGACGCCAGCGCAAAGATCGTTGGTCTTGATTGCGAGTTCACTGACAAAGTGAAAGGAATCAAGCAGAAACTTCTTCCAGATGATAAACGGCAACGTGCAGCAGTTTTGCAGCTATGTGTTGCCAATGACATCATTCTTTTTCAG GCAACAAAGGTTCCATGTTTGTTAAAGAAATTCTTGAGCTCGGAGAAGATCTGGTTCTTTGGTGCAGCAATTGATATGGATCGCAGGATGCTGATGCCTTATGAATTAAACATCAAGTGTGCGTTCgacttgcagaagatgatcaataTTCATAAATTAGATCCTGGTGTTAAGAATAAAAGAATACCATCACTCTATGACCTGTCAAATGCTGTGTTGGGGACAAATTTGGAAAAGAAAG TGCTCGTGCTGTGA